The Candidatus Eisenbacteria bacterium nucleotide sequence GACGTCGGAGATCGGGCTCGCCAAGGCGATCGGGGCGACGCGGCGGCAGATCCTGTGGCTCTACCTCAGCGAGGCCGCCTTGCTCTCGTCCATGGGAGGGCTGCTCGGCATCGCGGGCGGATGGGGAGTCGCCGCCCTGATCCATCTTCTGCTGCCGGCGCTTCCCGTCCACACGCCGAAGGAATACGCGTTCCTCGCCCTCGTCGTGAGCGTTGCGGTCGGCCTTCTGAGCGGGATCCTGCCGGCCAGGCGGGCCGCGGCGATGGATCCGATCGAGGCCCTGGCCGCGGAGTGATGCGGAGCAGGCCGGCCATATCAGCGGACGACCACGAGGCGCTCGATCGCCCGCGTTCCCGATTCCTCGGCGATCAACCAGTAGACACCGGCGGCGAGGGGACGCCCGCCGCCATCCTCCGCCCGGAGCGCGAGACTGAGCGCCGCGGCCGCGGGCGCGACGCCTGAGGCCAGGCGGCGGCCCGCGCAATCGATCAGAGTCCATTGCAGCGGGGCGCGTGCGGGTCCGCTCCACGCGAGGGTCCAGGCTCCGGAAGCCGGCACTGGGAAGACGCGCAGCGGATCGCCTGCTTCGACGCCTGGGCCGGGTTCCGGGGCGCCGCGGACCAACCTCAGGACGGCCCCGTCGGGCACGGCCGCCCTCTCGCCAGCGGGGATTCGCCAGGCGCCATCCGCGTAGCGCGCGAGGCGCAAGGCGTCGCTGGAGGGGACGAGAATGGCCCCGCCGTCCGCCGCGATCTGAAACGCGGGCCCCGCGCAGGCCCAGTCCGCCGGCGGATCCGGAGCCTCGCCGCCCATCTCGAGAAGCGCGACCGTCGTCCCCGGCCGCCCCGCGAGGAGTAGATCCTCTCCGTTCCACGTCGCCCGCGCCTCGCCCCCCCCATCGAGGGCGTAGCCAAGGAGCGTGCGACCCTCGGCGCGCACGTTGCCGAGCCAGTCGCTCGCTCGCGTCAGCATGTAGAGGTCATCGCCAAAGGAGGGGATCCGGAAGTGCACCCTGTAGAGGAAGCCCTCCGGATCGAACAGGGCGGCTGGGACCGGAAGCCCGTCGATCGTCACGATGAGACTGTCGCCGAGGAGACGCTCGCGGGCGGTCACGTGGATGTCGACGTAGCGGGGCAGTTGAGGGTTGATCGAGACTCCATACCGGAGGAGGGGACCCGTCGCGTCGGGGAGCAGCCGGATCAAACGCAGAGGGCCTCCTGTCACCGCGCGATCCGCGTCGAGCGAGTGGATGCCGGTCAGGGGCGTCTCGAGGGAGTTGATCTGGAGATCGACCGCATAAGGAGCCCAAGTCCGTCCCCGATCGAACGTCTGCGCGATCAGCGCGCCGTCCCCCACGGCCCATCCGATCCCGTTCTCCGTCATGCGCACGGCGCGCAGCGTGTCGCCGAACTCCCTCTCTTCCGCCGGCTCCCACGGCGGGTCCGCCGGGCGAAGACTCAATCCGCGCGCCAGGGCGACGACGCTGTCGACTCCCGCGAATGAGAGGGCGCGGTAGGCATCGCCCGAGGGGAGATCGGCGTCCGTCCAGCTCACGCCCCCATCATGCGTGATCGAGAGGAGCCCATCGCACGCGATGATGGCGTGGAGCGAATCGAGGGCGGCCATGGCGGC carries:
- a CDS encoding FtsX-like permease family protein, producing TSEIGLAKAIGATRRQILWLYLSEAALLSSMGGLLGIAGGWGVAALIHLLLPALPVHTPKEYAFLALVVSVAVGLLSGILPARRAAAMDPIEALAAE